The DNA segment ACAAAGCGCGCTCGCGCCCGCTTTTTACAGTTACTTCCGCTGCGAAAGAGCGATGGGATGTGGATGATACTACCGACTGGGTGGGTGGGATGGGCGTTGGCGGTGGAAGGAggtttaataaattaaaaattatagcCACCTCCCTGATGATAACGGAGATCAAGACGTTGTTTGCAATGCGTTCCGCTTCCTCCAGGGGTGGCCTCCTGCTGTGCGGAATGCGCCTCCGCCATCGCTGTGCCGGATAGCACCAATGTTTGCAAGACACTCGTTGTACGTGAAGTTACTATGTATCTTGCTACCGTCCCGGCGGGGCGGGGTAACACAGCTACCTAGGGCGGGCCTACCTTTCACCGCGCGGGGACATTAAATCGGTTGAAAAATGACACCTTTCCCGGTAGATGAACGATTTTTCAGCAAAACCGTCCTCAACTATTTCCCGGCGACCGGTACAAGGGAGAGAAAGATGTTTCTAAAGTTTTCCGATCCCTATCGCCCGGAACGGTTCAGCGCAATGCAATGTTCTTCCTGACAGACTTGACACGATGACAACTCTGTTCCGAAGTGAGCAAGGAAAGGGCGGTGGACCgaaagcaattaaaatgttTGCACTTGCGTTCTTGCTGTCTTTGACGGTGACAATTAGGCGAAAACAATCTTTAAGAAAGACATGgctatttttaattacaatttgCTACAACAACAATTAATGATGCCAATCTTTCGTAATATAGGCAatacaacaaataaaataatttcggTATGAGGAgacaaaaaacgcacactcCCAGTTGGATATTTTTCACGACGCGCACATCACACATGCTTACATTATCTAATTATTTTATGCAATTGTCTTATCAATACTTTATGTACATGTTTCTTCGCAAATGAAGATTCTTCCATACCATGTTCTTCGCATTATTGGGCtattgttcttgttcttgttttttcttttcatttgcttTGTTCATATGTGTGTATAATTTCATTTTGCTGCTTGATTTCGTAGTGCGTGCCACTATCGAGAAATAGAAGCAATCTCAACGCGTTTACAGAACCCTGAACGAACGAAATTCACTAACATACTAGTTTTAAACTTCATCGTGCACGTTTGCTCCGCGTTACCTTAGTTGATAAAGCTGTTTTCACGCTGCACGATATTTACTTTGCTTTCCCGTCACAAATTTTGCAACCCCTTTGAGACACTTTTCCAAATCTCCACACTTCATTATCGCCGCCTTCGGTTCCGGTTGTTAATAACACGCTCACACACGATTAAAACAtggcttgtttgttttattacttAGCTCAACACAACCAATTCAATTCACtagtaatttatttgatttgaaaattgAGAGCAAGTGTAATAATCGAAATCACAAAGTCTACAAttagtttcatttttctacttCAATATTgtgtaagaaaataaaaaaagcaaaaaatgcgTCTCGAAACATagaagcaaaataaacaaGTACAAACGATTTAAACCGAACGGCAAACTAATCGCAAAACATAATCAGTTCATTTTGGGGGTTGAAAAGTAATTCCAATGGTGTGTCCTTAAAACAAGAGCAAACTAAACACTAACCTTAACTGTTTAACTAAACCAATCTAGATGATGAAGTCGTTATATCCACAGGATCAACGATACGCACGTTTCCTTCAAACCTCAATAAGTGCTACAGAATTGTTCGCTTTGCTTTGCACACTGACACGAGGTGCGTTCAAGATGTGCGGCGTAGATGGCGTAATGCATCTGCGCTATGACCCGGTATATTCGCACGAAAGAAGGCTATAGAGAgaattcaatttattctaAGACAAGATGCTATTTCAAACACTATGCGCCGTATTCGCCGTGCACACGCTTTTCGTTAgcgagtttttttctttacaatttcATCAGTTTCGAAACTACCGCAATAACACAATCGTTCAACGTAACTTAACCATAGATGAGAATGCGTTCAAACCACTCTTGATGCTGTCACGTGCCCACAACTAAACGTATTGcgtatgtaaaaaaaaacgaacctaCAATGTGCCCGGGTAACCATTACTAGTCGGGTGCCAGCCAGCTCACGATTTAAAGGCTCGTACTATTTCCGTTGTAAATTACGTCACTTCAGTGTTGTGTGATCCAGCGGTGCAGCAGATTTCAATCGATTTGTGTATAATAATTATGTTTGGTTTGTATTACTGATTGTTCCAATCCCGCTTCCCATCTAAGCGTTCGCGGTTGCTGCGCCACTTTCCGATCAACACCGTCTCCTCCGCTTCATTCGACATTAAATTAACGGGTAAAATACATTAACACTTCAATAATAAACTGGAATATTAAACAGATACTCTACACATAGACCGTACCATAAAGCACGGCTCAAACTGATAATAAAGAACAAAATGCCGCTATGATGAACATTGAATTTGAAAATTGCGAGCTTGCAAGAGAGGTTCAGAAGTAAAACTACCTACGCGCCGATAGGTGGCGCTAGCCTTGAATCATACACGAACACTTTCCGATACCGTACACTAGATGGCGCTTCTGGCTGAATCATCTTAAGCGTTTCAATCACGGATTTTTAAGCGTTTTCAGCTCACCATAAACTGGCTCTCGGAAAATAGGCGGCCGCGAGTGCGAtgcgacggcgacgacgacgacgacgtaaCACGTGACGGGTGAAGACATAAAGCATGAGAAGATGATGGCGCAATTAATCTAAATTATCCTGGAAAATCAACTTTATGTACCCGGGAGATCCTACAAGCGGGGTCGCACAGAACGGGCAAACCGACTGGAAACCGTTGGTACCGTGAGGTATGTCGACATTTGCCCAATACCTGGTGaaatagagagatagagagagaaatttaataagtttttgtttttttttttttgtttttttttaatcgaaaaCTAATAATGTAACTGACTACTCACTTGACCGTTTTTTCAGTCGCCATGTGACCGCATGGATTGAATGCATACGTCGGTGGACCCGAATCGACATAGAATGCAGGCTCAACACCCATGCACAGCGTCACCACCGGCCCAACCTCCAGACACATCGGACACCGTCGTGCGTTTGTATTTTTGTCCTGACCCCAACCGTGCTGACCTAAaccaatttaaacaaaaaaaaacagtgttttagtacagtttttgataaattttgcGTTTCTAacgacaatcacaaaaatacCTACCCTGCACATGACCACAGTTCAGATAAACGTAAGGCTGATTGACGTGATCACCCAATGACACTTTTCTAGGAATAACTAACGTGTTCAGTCCCACCGGGCACTGCGGCCTTCCTGCGTTGATTTCGTCGACAAGCTTTTCCAGGTCCTTCTTGGtctaaaatgaaacacaacaaatatTAGCCTTTCACTGCTCCTTTCAACCCGTGCCACCGCTTTCATGCCCGCATCGCAACACGTACCGGTGAATGCCGCAAACCTTCGGCCGAGCGCCATAAAAGCGTCGCCCCACAGAGATCGATAAGGGTGCCGTCCTGCAGCACATTCGACTCGTCATAGATCTGCTGTCCTTTCTGCTGGGCCGAGCGGCATTCCCGCAAGCTAAACACATCACCTCCAACGGACGTTTCACGCCACTGGCCACAGTCTGCGTTGCCACCGCAAAAGTCGCCCTTTGGATGCATTATCAGTACGCCGTTTGTCGTGAGGCCATCGATTTCTACGTTGTCCTGCCATTTGGTGGCCTTTTCCTGCAATGCAATAATCAATATCAGAAAAGGTTAAAAACGACCCGAGTTTTATTATACAATACAGCTATTAATCATGAATTTAAATTCAGGTAGAGaacttgttaaaaaaaatatcgccaATATTGATCGCTCCATCTATTATTCTTAACAACATTTTAGGCAAACAACATAGACAAAGAGCAAAGTAAAACCGCAATGGATTAACTAATTTGTAAATTTATTGCGCAGCAACACCCCACCAATCGAAACCACTTTGAACGATCTTTTGTGCCGGTGTGTCCACATGGAAGCACAATGAAGGTGCGTTGTAGGAGCACATACGAGGCAATGCCGCTTGGAAGTGCACAGACGGGCTTCCTTTCCAATTTCAACGAATCGAAGATCCGGCCTGATGTGAACGGCGGCCACTGTACGTGATTTGGAGAGCAACACATCCGCAACCGTTCCATCAAAAATGAACACGGGCGTACGCTTCCAACGAAAGAAGCAGAATATGGCAAGAGACATGATAATCCTGTAGGTACTACTCCACACAACAAATACAGCACCACAAAGCGGCCACAGACACACGACGGCTCCAGTAGCTAGCCAGAGACAGACTacatacaccacacacacaaaggccacaaacaaaaatgcgtCGTTGTTGTTCCAGCAGCGTGGCGGGCGTTTCAGAGATGATAAAGAAAAATCAGAACACAAGTCAGATGTGGTGTGAAGTACTACGCAGTTGGCCCGGTATTATATGCTGGGGAAGGTGACAAAGAAACGGGGCGAAGAAATATTACACCAAGCGACAGTTGCCACTCTTAACTGTTTCAGTCCATTGCAGTCAAGAAAGAAAGATTTGCATGTTGCAGTTTAATTAGACAATCCGTTGTCTTTAAATGGAAAACACGGCAATCCATAAAATCGCGTTATTTGCATATCGATAATGGTCTGTGTTGGACATTGTGTGACTTATTGTTTCTctaatagtaataaaaataaatcctgAACGTCCATCGCTTTCGTGAATGCAATTTATCAAACATTAAAATTGTATGCACACATAAAAGACATATAGTTCTTAtaacacaaaagaaaaacaatatttgctCATTGTGCTAGGTCAGAAGCTCCTAAAAAATGCTCTGTTATGCTCGCATATCCGTTTCCCAGCCGCCTCTATAGCACTATTTCCACGAACACGCACGCTGAAACGTACTCTAACGTTAAACACACCTCAATTCATTAGCGTCGCGCAATCTTTCGAACAAACCCAAACGTACTGACCTGAGTCAGCTTAAAGGCgtggaagtagtagtagtaggtgCTGGATTGTCTTGGGTTTGTCCCACTAAAAGGAACAACACAAtgactaaacacacacacacacaccggtacAGTACAAAAGTTAGCATTGTGCCGGTCAGATTTGGGCGAACAGgagtaaaaaaagaattcaTTTATGGTCAAAACAGTTCGCTGAACGTACACGCATATAaacattgcttcaaaataacaacaaaaccccACGTAAGTTTCACAGCGCCCATTATTACCAACGTTTACTTCCATGTTGGTGCTTCTAGTTTCACATGTGGCCGCACACATTTTGTGATATTACATCACATTATCTTATAGCCATTTAAACTTTGCCGTTCCCTTGCTTAATCTAAATCAAACACAAATCTTACGCTGAGCCATGTCTGTGTATCCATATTTACATGCTAATTCGTTCACCGGAAGCCAGCTTACTTACTCTACCAGCTTTAAAGATAACGATTGACtgatttcttttttcacacccttgttttttcagttttttgttttatctctTCGTTGTAAGTGCGTTGGTGTCCGTTGTATACCGAATCTGATAGACAATACAATGACTATCGAGATCGAGAAATTGTGTTGCGAAATCCGATGACCTTTGAATGCAAATGTGATTTCTGTCTGCTGTACGATATAACTAAACATACAATGCATTTACGGAAATGCTTTACGCAAAGCTATCGTACAACAATTTCATCAAATAATTTCATCCCTTGATCGCTGCGTTAATGAATGCAAATCATCAAAATATCagctttattttttactaCGACGTAACACAATACGCCACCCACTTTGGCCAGTTATCTAAGCGGCGGCAGCAGGCGACTTTCCTGGCACCCGGTTACGGCTTCGTAGCGACCCCTCCTTTTGCCTTACAACATCACGGCGGCTTTCAACATGCTTCAATACCATGACGTTACAAATATCCAGCTACTATCGCGACAACTTACCATGCCGGAGTTGCCTGTTTAAGCCGGTTGtattttcattatcattaCCAACGGTATCTGCTCGGCTGGCCGGCTCGCTGGCTGTCTGTCTATCTGTCGGTGGCgtaaaaaatcaaacagatTCCACCACGACAAGTGCACCGCTAGACACCATCATCGAAAGTGCTCGATCAATACCGGCACACATAAGCAGCAGTGTAGgccgattaaaaaaaagccacgGTCATTGGCAATTGGCATCACAACCATACTCAACCATATCCATACCAAATGGCTTCCAATGATCGTATGCAGCAGAGCAGCAAACGCATTTGTCAAACCTGTTTGAATCTTTCACTTCCTGCTCATCTGGCAACACAGCTGAGTAAATCGCGAAAGACACTCCAGACGGTTCACCGTACCATCTTTGAGCTATCCCTGGTTTTAAGCTTTGGATTATAAATTTCCCTTTCACTAGTCatggaatacaaaaaaaaatcatatgaTCATGTTCTTCCGTTCAACCACGATCTTCCGCACACTACAGCAAAGTATGGGACACGCAAAAGCTGAAGAGCATATCATCATATTTTACATCCGTTTTCTCTTTCGTTTCTGATTTACGGACCAACGATGAAAGCAGCGGAattaaacaacacaacaaacaaagtgTTCATCAAACCATCGTGAtgaaacaacaataaacacattccacattcacaacacaacaccataGGTAAATCGATAACAGTTTGCGTTTACATTCAAAACGTACCCCTAGGAATATGTTTCTGCTCGAATCGAATCCGGCTGCATATATCCGCGCCTTGTTGCCATCAGCCCGATCCACCAGAATTCGGCAGGCGAATCTGGAAATTGTGCTCTGCACAATTTTTGCATCCTTCTTGTCACCTGGTAGAGTGTCCATCACAACGAAATCTATCGGCGATTCGGATGATCGTCCCacctaaaaagaaaaagaatgaTAAAAACATATAAGTGATAAGGAACATTACGAAATTGGTGAGGTTAATTACATTTGCTGTTGGTATTTGGAAAGACAAAATCAATCTCTGTGACTATATAATTGATTGCGTTATAAATTGAAATGTTCAATTGTTTCCAACGCGCGTACACTTCAGTTACCATTCGGTAAGGCTATCTATAAATCGCTTAATCTTCAATCAACAAAGCCCACTAATCACACTGGccacacgctctgctgtgtGTGAGTAGATAATATAAAATCATTTCGAAAGCCTAGATTCCATAAAAGTGTTCGTAGCGCCAGTGGCACACAATTACCTGCAGCACACACGCTTTTTGGAAGCGTCGCCTGCAACCACATTCATCAACGGTATTAGG comes from the Anopheles coluzzii chromosome 2, AcolN3, whole genome shotgun sequence genome and includes:
- the LOC120950783 gene encoding protein pellino translates to MVKRTDGTESPIITESDADTDKPRMRYGELVILGYNGFLPQGDRGRRRSKFVLYKRTESNGVKRSKHYIVQSPQSSQAILDAKQHSISYTLSRNQAVIVEYKEDPDTDMFQVGRSSESPIDFVVMDTLPGDKKDAKIVQSTISRFACRILVDRADGNKARIYAAGFDSSRNIFLGEKATKWQDNVEIDGLTTNGVLIMHPKGDFCGGNADCGQWRETSVGGDVFSLRECRSAQQKGQQIYDESNVLQDGTLIDLCGATLLWRSAEGLRHSPTKKDLEKLVDEINAGRPQCPVGLNTLVIPRKVSLGDHVNQPYVYLNCGHVQGQHGWGQDKNTNARRCPMCLEVGPVVTLCMGVEPAFYVDSGPPTYAFNPCGHMATEKTVKYWANVDIPHGTNGFQSVCPFCATPLVGSPGYIKLIFQDNLD